The following nucleotide sequence is from Chryseobacterium sp. CY350.
TACAACAGGTAATGATGTTACAGTTATCTCGGGAACGTCTGCATATGCAGGATCAGTAGGGGTAATGAATAGGGACTTGTGGGGTGTGTTTATAACTTCAGGGGTAACCACGAGTGGATCAAATGTAATCACCAATGTTGCGTCCTTCAAGGGTATTGCAATTGGAAAAACTTTAAATAATGTAAATGGAATCCCTTCTGGAGCTACCGTTACAGCGTTTGATGAAACAGCAGGTACTATTACGATGTCTGCAGCTGCCACTTCTAGCTCTGCAACAGCTGTAATAAGATATGGAACTGGTAGAGTTTTGACATCTGTTGAAGGAACAGCTCCAAACAGAGTATTTGTAGTTGAGTGGATTGGTTACAACGATTACTCTACTACAGCTGCAGGAAGTAATTATTTGAATTTTCAACTTAAATTAGCTGAAAGTACTAATAAAATTTCAACTGTTTACGGACCTCAGTATAATGTAAGTACAACATCTAGAACAAACGAAATAGGTTTGAGAGGAGCTTCAACATCTGATTATAATAACAGATCTGCTGCTGCGGGTGTCTCATGGGCTAGTACAACTGCAGGAACTACAAGTTCTGCTTCTGTTGCCAGAGATAATGCTGTTTTTCCTGCAACAGGATTAACATTTACCTGGTCTCCACCAACATGTGTTCAGCCTTCAGGAATCGCTGCATCTGGTATTACAACTACAACAGCTTCAATTTCTTGGGTAGCATCTTCTACTGGAGCGGCAAATGGATATGAATATTATTATGGTACTACTAATACTGCTCCAACTTCATCTACAGTTCCTACTGGAACAAGTCCGAGTACGTCTGTCTCACTGAGCACTTTAACTCCGGCGACTAATTATTATGTATGGGTAAGGTCTGTGTGTAGTTCTACGGATAAGAGTATTTGGTCTACATCTGGTACTTTTACGACTGCATGTAGTCCTTTTACTACATTAAGCGAAAATTTTGATTCTTTTACAACTGGAAGTATTGTACCAACTTGTTGGGGAAGAATTGTGACAGGCTCAGCTTCGCAGACGATTACGTCTACTACGCCTGCTTCCGGAACAAGAAATATTTTTCAGGCTAATAGTACGGCGGGTAATATTAGTATAGTTCTTTTGCCAGAATTAAGTACTGTGAATGCAGGATACCAGTTGAGATTTAAAGTAAGAGCAACTGCAGCTGCAACATTAGATATTGGTTATTTGACCAATCCTACAGATGCAACAACTTTTGTAAATGTACAGACATTAAGTATTGCAAATACTACTTATGGTGCTGAAAGTAAAATACCTTTCCCAACATCAGTGCCTGCAACTGCCAGAGTTGCCGTTAGAATGCCAGTTCAGGCAAGCGCACCATCTATTTATTGGGATGATGTAAATTGGGAGATTGCTCCTTCATGTGTAGAGCCGAATACGGTTACAGTATCGGCAATTACTCCCACTAGCGCAACATTAGCTTGGGTTGCTCCTTCTACGGTTCCTGCGAACGGATACGAATATTATTATTCTACATCTAATACTGCACCTACTGCAACAACAATAGCTACAGGTTCTAGTACAACAACTACTGCTCCGCTAACGGGCTTGGCTCCTGCAACTACATATTATGTTTGGGTGCGTTCTGTTTGCTCAACTACAAGTAAAAGTTTATGGACGGCAGTTACAACTTTCGCAAGTTCTTGTAATCCGGTTACTACTTTCCCTTGGAGTGAGAATTTTGATGCAATGACAACGATTGGTAATGGTATTTTACCAAATTGTTGGTCAACAACAGGTGGTTTGAGTGCTTCTTATTTTTTCACCACTCAAAATGCAGCATCTCAAACATATAATGATCCTAGATCTGCACCTAACTATGTAACAATTTATTACCCTACAACAGCGGCTTACCTTTGGGCTCCTGCAATGACTTTAACTGCGGGACAATCATATGATTTCTCTTTTTATTGGGCAGGTGATGCTACAGCTGGTTGGGTTGGAGATGTATTGGTTAACAATGCTGCTTCTGCAACTGGTGCGACCAATCTTTCAAATTTTGTTAGTCAAACTACAACTACTTCGAATGCATACACTAAAGTAACTGTTACTTTTGTGCCAACAACGACAGGAATTTATTATTTTGGAGTAAAAGCTTTTTCTGCTACAAGTGCTCCATACTATATGGGATTTGATGACTTTAGTGTACAATTAACGCCTAGTTGTGCAGAGCCTACAGCTGCTTCTGTTTCTGCAATTACTTCTACAACTGCTACATTGTCATGGACGGCTCCGGTAGCTGCTCCAGCA
It contains:
- a CDS encoding fibronectin type III domain-containing protein, with the protein product MKNLYKKPWQISRGLQRAGITVLTLFGAMQCLDAQVSTYTFAQTSSTFNSIASTGTLVTGSDATTATTNDTTGWSVAIPFTFTFNQIGYTSMYVNSNGGVTFGTTTGNDVTVISGTSAYAGSVGVMNRDLWGVFITSGVTTSGSNVITNVASFKGIAIGKTLNNVNGIPSGATVTAFDETAGTITMSAAATSSSATAVIRYGTGRVLTSVEGTAPNRVFVVEWIGYNDYSTTAAGSNYLNFQLKLAESTNKISTVYGPQYNVSTTSRTNEIGLRGASTSDYNNRSAAAGVSWASTTAGTTSSASVARDNAVFPATGLTFTWSPPTCVQPSGIAASGITTTTASISWVASSTGAANGYEYYYGTTNTAPTSSTVPTGTSPSTSVSLSTLTPATNYYVWVRSVCSSTDKSIWSTSGTFTTACSPFTTLSENFDSFTTGSIVPTCWGRIVTGSASQTITSTTPASGTRNIFQANSTAGNISIVLLPELSTVNAGYQLRFKVRATAAATLDIGYLTNPTDATTFVNVQTLSIANTTYGAESKIPFPTSVPATARVAVRMPVQASAPSIYWDDVNWEIAPSCVEPNTVTVSAITPTSATLAWVAPSTVPANGYEYYYSTSNTAPTATTIATGSSTTTTAPLTGLAPATTYYVWVRSVCSTTSKSLWTAVTTFASSCNPVTTFPWSENFDAMTTIGNGILPNCWSTTGGLSASYFFTTQNAASQTYNDPRSAPNYVTIYYPTTAAYLWAPAMTLTAGQSYDFSFYWAGDATAGWVGDVLVNNAASATGATNLSNFVSQTTTTSNAYTKVTVTFVPTTTGIYYFGVKAFSATSAPYYMGFDDFSVQLTPSCAEPTAASVSAITSTTATLSWTAPVAAPANGYQYFYSTTNTTPTTGTAITGTTINIPALTPATTYYYWVRSVCSGSSTSTWVTGSFTTLAVPPTNDACSGATALTPGATFSQNAVTSTNAGATTDISASCAASSAVNNIWFSVVVPASGSITVETGAAAGSPFTDSVLTLFSGACGSLTAIDCNDDIASGSNIFSRVTLTGRTPGEVIYASVYRYSTAGSNGQIQISAYDASLSTAEVSQVKNNLNVYPNPFADVLNISDVKNVKSVSVVDIAGRLVKTIDKPSSALQLGDLKSGMYVVVLNMNDGSKQTIKAIKK